A stretch of the bacterium genome encodes the following:
- a CDS encoding RNA polymerase sigma factor — MDMSQNRRRSACPKGSGGYSYQSIEDYISENYDSCRRVVRTMLVRFGLHGEVLTQAVDAVLERAVANKDTYCPQKGEPLQWLIGIARNYSVDHFRSVKNAPQMVWIDEPGIAKSLPTIEDPARAYERQRLVERLTAAVDALPKGQRDAVRFCDLDEVPHEDAAAQMGIPVRRLRQWLYEGRDALGRIRELRRLYYGSDFSWKEARSRKGRNRGNDGVRG, encoded by the coding sequence ATGGATATGTCTCAGAACCGTCGCCGGTCCGCGTGCCCGAAGGGAAGTGGCGGTTATTCCTATCAGAGTATCGAGGATTACATATCGGAGAACTACGACTCATGCCGCAGGGTAGTACGCACAATGCTGGTGAGGTTCGGGCTGCACGGCGAAGTGCTTACGCAGGCAGTGGATGCGGTGCTCGAGCGGGCGGTCGCGAACAAAGATACGTACTGTCCCCAGAAGGGCGAACCCCTGCAGTGGTTGATTGGGATAGCCCGGAACTACTCCGTAGACCACTTCCGCTCTGTAAAGAACGCCCCGCAGATGGTCTGGATAGACGAACCTGGCATCGCAAAGTCCCTCCCTACGATCGAGGACCCGGCACGGGCATACGAGCGGCAGAGACTGGTCGAGCGGCTGACGGCGGCGGTCGATGCTCTTCCGAAGGGGCAGAGAGACGCGGTCCGCTTCTGCGACCTCGACGAGGTCCCCCACGAAGATGCCGCGGCGCAGATGGGCATTCCAGTTCGTCGGCTGCGACAGTGGCTGTACGAAGGAAGGGATGCTCTGGGCCGAATCCGCGAGCTGAGGAGGCTCTACTATGGCAGTGACTTCTCATGGAAAGAAGCGCGTTCCCGGAAGGGCCGAAATCGCGGCAATGATGGAGTTCGAGGCTGA